One window of Chamaesiphon minutus PCC 6605 genomic DNA carries:
- a CDS encoding urease accessory protein UreF: protein MIDSRLALMQLSDSFFPSGSFTLSHGLEAMVQTNQIHNPQDIETFLYLLLHNKVGCSDLIALIHAYRASTNNDLTEVRRADACLYAQMLIQTTREAQQRSGQALLMVARSTWNDPQLAALQEDIDVHKTPGLHPIVFAMVGRAIHLSEIDTSFAFLHNFVTGIVSAAIRLGVLGHLGAQQILSEMAQEIDAIVSRSRSLSLDDMWSGTPAIDIAQMSHHRLTSKQFST from the coding sequence ATGATTGATTCCCGTCTGGCTCTGATGCAATTGTCTGATTCTTTTTTCCCATCGGGTTCCTTCACACTTTCCCACGGTTTGGAAGCAATGGTGCAAACTAACCAGATTCATAATCCTCAGGATATAGAAACATTTCTCTATTTGTTGCTACACAACAAAGTGGGTTGTTCGGATTTAATCGCCCTCATTCATGCCTACCGCGCCAGCACCAACAACGATCTAACGGAAGTACGGCGAGCCGATGCATGTTTGTATGCTCAGATGTTAATTCAGACGACTCGTGAAGCTCAGCAACGTAGCGGACAGGCGTTATTAATGGTAGCGCGCTCGACTTGGAACGATCCGCAACTGGCAGCTTTACAGGAGGATATTGATGTCCACAAAACGCCTGGGTTACATCCGATCGTGTTTGCAATGGTTGGGCGTGCAATACATCTGAGTGAAATCGATACGAGTTTTGCGTTCCTCCACAATTTTGTGACGGGAATTGTCAGTGCGGCAATCCGCTTGGGCGTTCTGGGACATTTGGGCGCACAGCAGATTCTGAGCGAGATGGCTCAAGAGATCGACGCGATTGTCTCTCGATCGCGATCTCTCTCTTTGGATGATATGTGGTCTGGTACTCCGGCGATCGATATTGCGCAGATGTCCCACCATCGACTGACTAGTAAGCAGTTCTCAACGTAA
- a CDS encoding urease accessory protein UreE — MTVLTETYLGNQAIDPSLQQQVSQAQQSGTLLEVYLQPADSSKGRIHAFSTTGIELGIIKSREQSLGTGDLFAMQSGQLLLVNLTEQTVMTLSVSGDISKHAIDLIYLGHVLGNHHWPILVQGDRIYVEMVADRAVMEATVRNVNIPNLRIDYEVRSAANQIQFSAHAHH, encoded by the coding sequence ATGACAGTTCTAACCGAAACCTACTTAGGTAATCAAGCAATCGATCCATCTCTACAGCAGCAAGTATCGCAAGCGCAACAATCAGGCACATTGCTAGAGGTCTATTTACAACCAGCAGATAGTAGCAAAGGGCGGATTCATGCTTTTTCGACAACGGGTATCGAGCTAGGTATCATCAAAAGCCGCGAGCAGTCTCTCGGTACGGGGGATTTATTCGCAATGCAATCTGGACAATTGCTGTTAGTCAATCTCACTGAGCAAACTGTGATGACGCTGAGTGTTAGTGGTGATATATCCAAACATGCGATCGATCTCATCTATCTGGGACATGTCCTGGGTAATCATCACTGGCCGATTCTAGTCCAAGGCGATCGCATTTATGTAGAAATGGTAGCCGATCGCGCCGTCATGGAAGCCACTGTCCGAAACGTCAACATTCCAAATTTACGTATCGACTATGAGGTGCGCTCTGCCGCTAATCAGATTCAATTTTCGGCTCATGCTCATCACTAA
- a CDS encoding urease accessory protein UreD, whose protein sequence is MLAELISSPLTTLNPPVSPQQLTLEMGLDRLGRSFVYRQYATYPFRLSRPLRLDPTDAHRAYLYIMNSSPGLLAGDRFQIGVKLGDRTSLYLTDQSASKVHLMPLGQMARICYDLEIGTGSCLEFVPEPLILYRDANLEQTIQVALAPNASLFLSEIMIPGRLARGEYFHFSQYFSRLKVSTTDGDLVFTDAMRLIGKAERLTNNPIFTSQPILASIIVVMPAGDLQSLEQDLEGFVQNYPELTAACSSLPNCNGLLVRAMSSNVPILKAYINYALTRMRHLNGQPPLPEIPK, encoded by the coding sequence ATGTTAGCTGAACTCATTTCTTCGCCTCTAACTACGCTAAATCCTCCAGTTTCCCCGCAACAACTCACTCTAGAGATGGGACTCGATCGATTAGGGCGATCGTTTGTGTATCGTCAGTATGCCACCTATCCGTTTCGGCTGTCGCGACCGTTAAGGCTCGACCCCACCGATGCCCATCGCGCTTATCTATACATTATGAATTCCTCCCCTGGGCTGTTGGCAGGCGATCGCTTTCAGATTGGGGTGAAATTAGGAGATCGCACGAGCCTCTACCTCACCGATCAGTCAGCCTCAAAAGTCCATCTGATGCCATTGGGTCAGATGGCTCGGATCTGTTATGACTTGGAGATTGGTACAGGGTCGTGTTTAGAGTTTGTCCCTGAACCACTTATTCTCTATCGCGATGCAAATTTAGAGCAGACTATCCAAGTAGCGCTCGCTCCCAATGCCAGCCTATTTCTGAGTGAAATCATGATTCCTGGTCGGTTAGCACGGGGAGAATACTTCCATTTCAGTCAGTACTTCAGTCGCCTCAAAGTTTCTACTACCGACGGAGATTTAGTCTTTACCGATGCGATGCGGTTGATAGGGAAAGCTGAACGTCTTACTAACAATCCAATTTTTACATCTCAACCAATTCTTGCCAGCATAATTGTGGTTATGCCAGCCGGAGATTTGCAATCTCTGGAACAGGATTTAGAAGGGTTTGTCCAAAATTATCCAGAGTTAACTGCCGCCTGTTCGTCTTTGCCTAACTGTAATGGCTTGCTAGTGCGCGCGATGTCATCAAACGTACCGATCCTTAAAGCCTATATCAACTATGCTTTGACCAGAATGCGACATCTCAACGGTCAACCACCCTTACCGGAGATCCCCAAATGA
- a CDS encoding DUF2834 domain-containing protein: protein MTIAGSIAPWFWLLQDPGVLMSPALFLQLSFANQIATAWASDLLISASVFFIFAAIVLQTRYANGEAGVMFDEDCVFNLL, encoded by the coding sequence TTGACGATCGCGGGTTCAATTGCGCCTTGGTTTTGGTTGCTGCAAGATCCAGGGGTGCTAATGTCTCCCGCCTTATTTCTGCAACTATCGTTTGCGAATCAGATTGCGACTGCTTGGGCGAGCGATTTGCTGATTAGTGCGAGTGTTTTCTTTATTTTTGCTGCGATTGTCCTACAGACACGCTACGCGAACGGTGAAGCAGGAGTCATGTTTGATGAGGATTGCGTCTTTAACCTGCTCTAG
- a CDS encoding DUF6036 family nucleotidyltransferase has translation MRSSVDPQKIEQLMEALGKEARGPGCIYFTGGTSALLIGWRGSTVDVDIRLDPEPSGIFQAIAKLKQELNINIELASPQDFLPSLPGWRDRSVFIGKRGQISFYHYDFTAQALAKLSRGFDRDIKDVEAMYDRKLFSLSELNDCFEAIAPEIIRFPSLNADVLKSRVENFIDRFEDRGLEDR, from the coding sequence ATGAGATCGAGCGTCGATCCTCAGAAAATCGAACAACTGATGGAAGCATTGGGCAAAGAGGCTCGTGGTCCAGGCTGTATCTACTTTACAGGTGGTACGAGTGCTTTACTTATTGGTTGGCGCGGTTCTACAGTAGATGTAGATATTCGGCTAGATCCAGAACCATCAGGCATTTTTCAAGCGATTGCAAAGCTAAAGCAAGAATTGAATATCAATATCGAACTTGCCTCCCCACAGGACTTCTTACCGTCTCTTCCAGGCTGGCGCGATCGAAGTGTGTTCATTGGTAAACGAGGTCAAATTTCTTTCTATCACTATGATTTTACAGCCCAAGCTCTTGCTAAACTATCTAGAGGATTCGATCGGGATATTAAAGATGTTGAAGCTATGTACGATCGGAAATTATTCTCTCTGAGCGAGCTAAACGATTGCTTTGAGGCGATTGCGCCTGAAATAATTCGATTTCCCTCTCTTAATGCTGATGTACTCAAAAGCAGAGTCGAGAATTTCATCGATCGTTTTGAAGATCGAGGATTGGAGGATCGATAA
- a CDS encoding GNAT family N-acetyltransferase, whose protein sequence is MPSQSKFEGIDFSQIPVERLTPDILNLGQGFRCLRGEFVTYWKQGRIKREADAHICHCWAIRSTESLAGYITLLADKLQVENPILAEEGVKYQTFPAVKIGLLAVDRRAKGAGRHLVEWAIEYVVSEIVPVVGVRFVTVDALYDRDVEPAYDASGFYTKLGFDFADPHESLPPEVPYRTMYFDLKPVIELFNPQPPRAESD, encoded by the coding sequence ATGCCCAGTCAAAGTAAGTTTGAAGGGATAGACTTTTCCCAGATTCCGGTCGAACGCCTCACCCCTGACATCCTCAACTTAGGACAGGGGTTTCGTTGTCTTCGAGGAGAATTTGTCACTTATTGGAAACAAGGCAGGATTAAGCGGGAAGCAGATGCTCATATTTGCCACTGCTGGGCGATCCGAAGCACGGAATCTCTAGCAGGTTACATCACCCTTCTGGCTGACAAATTGCAAGTTGAAAATCCCATCTTGGCAGAAGAAGGCGTAAAGTATCAAACTTTTCCTGCTGTCAAAATTGGCTTACTAGCTGTCGATCGACGTGCAAAAGGAGCAGGTCGTCATTTGGTGGAGTGGGCGATCGAATATGTGGTGTCTGAGATTGTTCCCGTTGTTGGAGTGCGCTTTGTGACGGTAGATGCGTTATACGATCGAGATGTTGAACCAGCTTATGATGCGTCAGGATTTTATACCAAACTGGGCTTCGACTTTGCAGATCCTCATGAAAGCCTTCCTCCAGAAGTGCCCTACCGCACGATGTACTTCGATCTGAAGCCTGTAATTGAACTGTTTAATCCACAACCTCCACGAGCAGAATCAGATTAA